Proteins co-encoded in one Bacteroidota bacterium genomic window:
- the dnaN gene encoding DNA polymerase III subunit beta, with product MKFIVSSSMLLKNLSALSGVLNSSNTLPILDDFLFELKEDVLHITASDLETTMTVSVSTSMSEEPGSVTIPAKILMDTLKTFGDIPVSFNINRQTLMVEISAGEGKFKMAGHSSDEFPQMPVLEEKTTLVIDSSLLVSAITRTIFATGNDELRPVMSGVFCELTPENITFVATDAHKLVRYRRSDVHAEDSASFIMPKKPLNSMKNILGSEDSEVTLEYNQTNASFTFRNVKLVCRLIEGRYPNYEAVIPTNNPNVLTIDRIAILTSMRRVSIFANQSTHQVRLKMSGQELILSAEDIDFANEARERLACSYEGEDMEIGFNSKFVHDMLNNLDTKEIRIEMSAPNRAGLIIPVDNENDAEDILMLVMPVMLNQ from the coding sequence ATGAAGTTTATCGTCTCCAGTTCCATGCTGCTGAAAAATCTTTCAGCTCTGAGTGGTGTGTTGAATTCAAGCAACACTCTTCCTATACTCGATGATTTTCTTTTCGAATTAAAGGAAGATGTACTTCACATAACAGCGTCTGATTTGGAAACAACCATGACGGTAAGCGTTTCCACCTCCATGTCGGAGGAACCGGGAAGTGTTACCATCCCGGCCAAGATTTTAATGGATACCTTAAAAACCTTTGGGGACATTCCCGTTAGTTTTAACATAAACCGGCAAACGTTAATGGTTGAGATTTCTGCCGGAGAAGGGAAATTCAAAATGGCCGGGCACAGCAGCGATGAGTTTCCTCAGATGCCCGTCCTGGAAGAAAAAACCACCCTTGTGATAGATTCTTCCCTGCTGGTTTCCGCGATAACCCGTACTATCTTTGCCACCGGAAATGATGAACTCCGGCCGGTAATGTCGGGTGTTTTTTGTGAGCTAACTCCTGAAAATATCACTTTTGTAGCTACCGATGCCCACAAACTGGTTCGTTATCGCAGGTCCGATGTTCATGCAGAGGACTCCGCTTCGTTTATCATGCCCAAGAAACCTCTCAACTCGATGAAAAACATCCTGGGTTCTGAAGATTCTGAAGTAACCCTGGAATATAACCAGACTAATGCCAGCTTCACTTTCCGGAATGTGAAACTGGTTTGCCGTCTGATCGAAGGCCGTTATCCCAATTACGAGGCAGTTATCCCTACCAACAATCCTAATGTCCTTACCATTGACAGGATTGCCATACTGACTTCCATGAGGCGCGTTTCTATCTTTGCAAACCAAAGTACGCATCAGGTCCGACTGAAAATGTCAGGGCAGGAGCTTATCCTCAGTGCCGAAGATATTGATTTTGCAAATGAAGCAAGGGAAAGACTTGCATGCAGTTATGAGGGGGAAGACATGGAAATCGGATTTAACAGCAAGTTTGTTCATGATATGCTGAATAACCTCGATACCAAAGAGATTCGGATTGAAATGTCTGCTCCGAACCGTGCAGGTTTAATCATCCCTGTCGACAATGAAAATGATGCGGAGGATATTCTGATGCTGGTAATGCCGGTTATGCTGAATCAATAA